From the Danio aesculapii chromosome 9, fDanAes4.1, whole genome shotgun sequence genome, one window contains:
- the LOC130234687 gene encoding E3 ubiquitin-protein ligase TRIM35-like isoform X3 gives MRKKIEKINIDISSLSATIAAIEEEMKAEDALFLQNYDAMMNRVSQCRPLDLEDFSEVLINVPKHLSNLNFTVLQKTAQYTPVTFDPNTAHCNLLVSDDLTS, from the exons ATGAGGAAGAAGATTGAGAAGATAAACATTGATATTTCCTCTCTTTCTGCCACAATTGCAGCAATAGAGGAGGAGATGAAGGCAGAAGATGCCCTTTTCCTTCAA AACTATGACGCTATGATGAATAG agtttccCAGTGCAGGCCATTGGATCTAGAGGACTTTTCTGAAGTTCTGATCAATGTGCCAAAACACCTGAGCAACCTGAACTTCACAGTGTTACAAAAAACTGCTCAATACA cTCCTGTGACCTTTGACCCCAACACTGCTCACTGTAATCTCCTGGTGTCTGATGATCTGACCAGT